The window GCGAAACGCTGCTGAAGCTTCTGCGTTGCCGCACCACGCATGAAAGTGGCCTCACTTCACTGGCCGATTACGTTTCCCGCATGAAGGAAGGCCAAGACTCCATTTTCTATATGAACGGCGACAATTTAGAGAGCCTTGCCCGCAGCCCGCATCTGGAAGGCTTTAAGGCGCGTGGCATCGAAGTGTTGCTACTGACGGAAACCGTGGATGATTTCTGGCCGACGGCCGTGGCGACGTTTGAGGAAAAACCGTTCAAGTCCGCGACCCGCGCAGGGCAAGACCTCGACAAAATCGCCAAGACGGACAAAACTGACGAAGCAAAAAAAGAAGAAGCGCCTGCGGACTCGGTTAGCTCGCTGATCACAGCGATGAAGATGGCCTATGGCGAGCAGGTCAAGGACGTGCGCGTGTCTGACCGCCTGACCGATAGCCCCGTTTGCCTTGCGGCGGACGAGGGCGACGTCGATATTCATCTGGAGCGTTTCCTGAAACAGCACAACCAAATCCGCACCGCCAGCGCCCGCATTCTGGAGATCAACGCCAGCCATCCGCTTATCAAGAAGCTGGCCGATAAGGCCGCTGGGTTACTCGAAGGTTCTGCCGAAACGAAGGCAGGCGGAGCCTCCTTAAACGATATGGCGTGGCTGCTTTTGGATCAGGCGCGGTTGATGGATGGCGAGCCTTTGGCCGACCCCGCCGCCTTCGCCCGCCGCATGGCTGAGATGCTGGGCAGGGCGGTCTAAGGGTAATCGCGTGTCATCCCCGCGATTTTCCTTTAGCGTCATCCCCGCCCCGCATCAAGTGCGGGGCAGGCTCCAGCGGGGATCCCGTTTATTTTAAAAAGAACAAAATAGGCTTTGTCGAAGAATTTTAAAACCAAACGGGATCCCCGATCTTCGCCTTGCTGGCGCAAGGCTCGTCGAGGATGACGGAAAGGAGTAGGGGTGACGGGCGTGTCAAAACTGTTAGGCAAGGAGCCTAAAAAGCCTTGTTTTAACCTGTTTTAGCCCTTCTGCTCAAAAAAGGTAAGATTTGGGTTGCATGGCATAAAAACACCCATTATAGATTGCCGCGCTTCCCCGGTAGCTCAGTTGGTAGAGCAGGTGACTGTTAATCACCTTGTCGGCGGTTCGAGTCCGTCCCGGGGAGCCAGTTTTACGAGGAGATCATATTATGGCAGGCTTCTCATTCCTTTCGAAATTACGTGCGCGGCACGCCGCCAAAAAGGCTGCCCGCCAGATTGAAAAAGAAGCTCAAAATCTTCTTGACGCTGCCACTAAGGCTGAGGGAGGGAGTCCCTTTGATAATCTTCAGGCTTTCGTGCTTTGCTATCAGGCGATGGACGGTCGCGATCTTTTGGCCGAGGCGAACATAAATAAGTTTTATGCTCTCCCTGTCGAGGTTAGAAATAGCATGCTGACAGATAAAGAGTATGGCGAGTACGGCGCTACTTCCGTTGCCATGCGCGATGACGTTAATGTCATGCTGACTCTTCGTTTAGTGGCGCAAGAGATATGTCCCAAGGTCAAGGCCCTAAGAGATGGCGATCTTGCCCGTCTTTCAACTGAAGCAACGAGGGAGGCTATCAGCGCCCGTTATCCCTCCATGCCCCCACAACGAATTGACGCTATTCTCAAGCTTTAAGGCTTGTTGGCGCGAAGGGGTCTTGACATTCCTATGCTGTCAAGGTGTTGTCGGGGGGAACTTCCATTGTGAGCCGTTATGTCCGACAAAAAGTATGAAATCATTCACCGCGAGGCTCTGTTTCAGGGCTATTTTCGCGTGGATCGGTTCCATTTGCGTCAAGAGCTTTATGCAGGCGGCTGGAGCGATGTTTTCTCGCGCGAGGTGTTTGAGGGCGCACGCAACGCCGCCGCCGTCCTCCTTTTCGATCCCCATCAAGACAAAGTCATTTTGATCGAAGAGTTTCGCGCTGGCCCCATGGCCAAGGGCGACGATCCCTTCCTGATCGAGGTTGTCGCGGGCGTGATCGGCGCCGATGAAACGCCAGAGGTGACGGCCCGCCGCGAATCTACGGAAGAGGCGGGCTGTGAGGTGACGGATTTGCAGAAAATAGCCTCGTATTACCCCAGTCCCGGTTGTTTGTCGGAATACACGACCCTGTTCGTGGGACGCACTAAGGCCCCCGAAGATGGCTCTATTTATGGCCTCGCCCATGAGGGGGAGGATATCAAAGTTGTGGTTTTAGAGGCTATGCAGGCCATTAACCTACTGTATTCTGGAAAACTGCGCGATGCGTCCAGCGTGATCGCGATGCAGTGGTTTGCCCTTCACCATACGGAACTTCGCTCGCGCTGGCTGGTGAGCGACACCAGTACGATGATCATTTGATTTTTCTGTAAGGCCTCGGTATAAACAGCGCTCTTTTGGATTGCAGTCTTTTCTGAATTATGTTCAGAAGATGAAAAAAGGAAACGGGACCCCCGCTTTCCCCCTACGCTGCTTCGCAGCTTCGGCGCGACAGGTCGCGGGGGTGACGGTTATGGGGTGGAACTAAACATTAAACCCGTCATTCCCGCGAAAGCGGGAATCCAGTTTGTTTTCTTTTTTATGATCATTTTATCTGACATTAGGTTATATAGGTTACGGACGGACGGGTGGTCGAGTGCCCGCGAACGTAAGTGAGCAAGAGAGAAGATATTTTTGAGTTGTGCGGACGGGTGGTCGAGTGGTTGAAGGCTCCGGTCTTGAAAACCGGCGTGGGGGTAACTCCACCGTGGGTTCGAATCCCACCCCGTCCGCCATAAAGCAAAAGGCCCCTTTGGGGCCTTTTGCTTTATGAAGAACATGGTCGCGCTGAAGCACCTGCTCGGGTTCGACAGCCAATCATGCATGGTTCTGGGCACTTCAGATAAGCATTTGTCTGCCAGCTTTCGTGCAACGAATGCTTAAGTGCGCAGTTATGTTAAAATTGGTTGCACCACACCTTGGCTGACACATTTTTTGAACGTCGCATTTTAATCAAGATCAACGAGTCAGAGCGTGCACACGCGCTCTTGCCGATGACCATCGCTTGATGCGCGAAGCGCTTATTGCAATAGACATTCGCGACACGCAAGTGCTTGATGCGCATGGGCTGGCCAGCCGTCGCAAAGCCCAGAACCCGCGCGGAAATCTGCGCCGTTCGGCAGCTTGGCTAGGTTCCTCTCCAGCGACTTATGGAGTCAACTTACCCAAAGATATCTGGGCTCTTACGAGATTGGCAAAGGCATTGGCGTTTTGTGCCTTTCCATGATGGCTCTCGTTTTCTGTGGATCCCACAAAACTAGCTTGCTTTAATATTTCAATCTGTGAGTCTTTTGCCAAAATCGCGCCACCTTTGACTTCCGCTTCGACCGCAGTCAAATTTGCATACGCATTTATAGCAGCACCGCTCGCCACTTGACTTTCGCGATATTTTGCACTCTTAAGCATAGCCTCTTTGAGAATTCTGAATTTACCCAATATGTCTTCGTAATCTTCTTTTTCCATTTATCCTCTCCTCACAAATTGAAATTCTTGTCTGATCATTATAGCACGCAGTCATGAAACTATATAGATTAATTTCTAGGACAGTCCCTTAACCTTAATGATCCACTGGAGCCCAGGTTTACCGCCTTTGCTCCGCCTGTAAAGCAAAAGGCCCCCTAGGGGCCTTTTGCTTTATGAAGAACAAGGTAGAGCTGAAGAACCCACAAGGGTTCGACAAAACGCCAAAGGCGTTTTGGACGATGGAGCAAAGCGACATCGCCCGAAGGGGCAAAAACGCGAGAA of the Bdellovibrionales bacterium genome contains:
- a CDS encoding NUDIX domain-containing protein is translated as MSDKKYEIIHREALFQGYFRVDRFHLRQELYAGGWSDVFSREVFEGARNAAAVLLFDPHQDKVILIEEFRAGPMAKGDDPFLIEVVAGVIGADETPEVTARRESTEEAGCEVTDLQKIASYYPSPGCLSEYTTLFVGRTKAPEDGSIYGLAHEGEDIKVVVLEAMQAINLLYSGKLRDASSVIAMQWFALHHTELRSRWLVSDTSTMII